In the Vicugna pacos chromosome 24, VicPac4, whole genome shotgun sequence genome, one interval contains:
- the TMEM200C gene encoding transmembrane protein 200C, with amino-acid sequence MIATGGLLRISARKQDPLRPPSQVPKRKRKAKKRRKNDVVVVKGKLKLCSISGLIALCGILVLLVGIAMAVVGYWPKANGTNREGVKQLPPAGSGRRAPTMTNSSSSSGSKNRSRNHAGIPDGVNASSVGAPRSTPPARSPALSSSSSSSSSVGFFFRIFSGYLHSDKLKVFGPLIMGIGIFLFICANAVLHENRDKKTKIINLRDLYSTVIDVHSLRAKDLAAAAAAAAAAASSSSAPTAAPPGGAPLNGFLSYVQARGLELKPGGCGSAGDAFGAAAMLARGAWPHHAALGGGGGGTQGTASPPDLASSPHCSREPPSLAEAVYSIYRERSGVAGRRQAAAAPAATVAASSVSSPAPHSPPESWGRPSTASSLVGSSLSAFALLPLQGDRDGDGDTESASCGWRRPPGERGSREIPRGELDLSLTDLRGARWAPRELEEPSGAAAARTSRGQGGRLPRTGRYAALRRRSTSGLPDYRAPPSPEPPPASRSADLDSSLPAPAASSSPALQPQHSPHARPHSPSSQSDDLSCCNKGYTPLREAGTSLESAVDAAASESPDGEAATAQGDEQSPGEHPSHEPPTAKPPQPVQRQFTNKEKLLMISRSHTSGVEDGELESTGI; translated from the coding sequence ATGATCGCCACCGGAGGCCTGCTGAGGATTTCCGCCAGAAAGCAGGATCCCCTCCGCCCCCCGAGCCAGGTCCCCAAGCGCAAGCGGAAAGCCAAAAAGAGGCGAAAGAACGACGTGGTGGTGGTGAAAGGCAAGCTGAAGCTATGCTCCATTTCCGGGCTCATCGCCCTCTGCGGGATCCTGGTGCTGCTGGTGGGCATAGCCATGGCCGTGGTGGGCTACTGGCCCAAGGCCAATGGGACCAACAGGGAGGGAGTTAAGCAGCTGCCGCCCGCGGGCAGCGGCCGCCGCGCCCCAACTATgaccaacagcagcagcagcagtggcagtAAAAACCGGTCCAGGAACCACGCAGGGATTCCAGACGGTGTCAATGCCAGTTCCGTGGGCGCGCCCAGGAGCACGCCTCCAGCGCGGTCCCCCGCCCTCTCTtcgtcgtcctcctcctcctcgtcagTGGGTTTCTTCTTCCGCATCTTCTCTGGCTACCTGCACTCCGACAAGCTCAAGGTCTTTGGACCCCTCATCATGGGCATCGGCATCTTCCTCTTCATTTGCGCCAACGCCGTGCTCCATGAGAACCGGGACAAGAAGACCAAGATCATCAACCTGAGGGACCTCTACTCCACTGTCATCGACGTGCACAGCCTCCGTGCCAAAGACCTGGCGGCTGCCGCGGCCGCTGCTGCCGCGGCCGCCTCCTCGTCCTCCGCCCCCACCGCAGCGCCCCCCGGGGGCGCGCCGCTCAACGGCTTCCTCAGCTACGTCCAGGCGCGGGGCCTGGAGCTGAAGCCCGGAGGCTGCGGCAGCGCTGGGGATGCCTTCGGAGCGGCTGCGATGCTGGCCAGGGGCGCGTGGCCCCACCACGCGGCGctgggcgggggcggcggcgggacCCAGGGCACCGCGTCTCCGCCGGATCTGGCCTCCTCCCCGCACTGCTCGCGGGAGCCGCCGAGCCTGGCGGAAGCCGTGTACAGCATCTACCGCGAGCGATCGGGCGTGGCAGGCCGTCGCCAGgcagccgccgcccccgccgctaCTGTGGCCGCCAGCAGCGTCAGCAGCCCCGCGCCCCACAGCCCACCTGAGAGCTGGGGGCGCCCAAGCACCGCCAGCTCCCTCGTGGGCTCCTCACTGAGCGCCTTCGCACTGCTGCCTCTGCAAGGCGACCGCGACGGGGACGGGGACACGGAGAGCGCGAGCTGCGGCTGGCGGCGGCCGCCTGGGGAGCGCGGCTCCCGGGAGATCCCGCGGGGCGAGCTCGACCTGAGCTTAACCGATCTCCGCGGCGCGCGCTGGGCGCCCCGAGAGCTGGAGGAGCCCtcgggcgcggcggcggcgcgcACCAGCAGGGGGCAGGGCGGCCGCCTGCCCAGGACCGGCAGGTACGCGGCCCTGCGGCGCCGCAGCACCAGCGGGCTCCCGGACTACCGGGCGCCTCCGAGCCCCGAGCCCCCGCCCGCCTCGCGCAGCGCAGACCTGGACTCGTCCCTTCCggccccagctgcctcctcctcgcCCGCTCTGCAACCCCAGCACTCGCCCCACGCCAGGCCGCACTCGCCGAGCTCCCAGTCGGATGACCTGTCCTGCTGCAATAAGGGCTACACCCCCCTGCGGGAGGCCGGCACCTCCCTGGAGTCGGCTGTGGACGCGGCAGCCAGTGAAAGTCCGGACGGAGAGGCTGCCACTGCCCAGGGTGACGAGCAGAGCCCCGGGGAGCATCCCAGCCACGAACCCCCCACGGCCAAGCCCCCCCAGCCGGTGCAGAGGCAGTTTACAAACAAGGAAAAACTCTTGATGATTTCCCGGTCTCACACCTCAGGGGTCGAGGACGGAGAACTGGAAAGTACTGGCATttag